One genomic segment of Sminthopsis crassicaudata isolate SCR6 chromosome 4, ASM4859323v1, whole genome shotgun sequence includes these proteins:
- the CRYGS gene encoding gamma-crystallin S: protein MSKSVAKITFYDDKNFQGHHYDCDSDCADFHTYLSCCNSIRVAGGAWVVYERPNFAGNMYILTQGEYPDYHHWKGLNDRLSSCKVIHLSSGGQYKLQIFERGDFTGQMYETTEDCPSVMEQFHIREIQSCKVLDGVWVFYEQPNYHGRQYFLDKKEYRKPVDWGSPCSAVQSFRRIME, encoded by the exons ATTACTTTCTATGATGACAAGAACTTCCAAGGTCACCACTATGACTGTGACAGTGACTGTGCCGATTTCCACACCTATCTGAGTTGCTGCAACTCCATCCGAGTGGCCGGTGGGGCCTGGGTAGTTTATGAAAGGCCTAATTTTGCTGGGAACATGTACATCTTGACTCAGGGTGAATACCCTGATTACCACCATTGGAAGGGGCTCAATGACCGGCTTAGCTCCTGCAAGGTCATCCATCTG TCGAGTGGAGGTCAATATAAGCTTCAGATCTTTGAGAGGGGAGACTTCACTGGCCAGATGTATGAAACCACCGAGGACTGTCCTTCCGTCATGGAACAGTTCCACATCCGGGAGATCCAGTCCTGTAAGGTCCTGGATGGGGTCTGGGTCTTCTATGAACAGCCCAACTATCACGGCCGGCAGTACTTCCTGGACAAGAAGGAGTACCGGAAGCCTGTGGACTGGGGCTCCCCATGCTCTGCGGTTCAGTCGTTCCGCCGCATCATGGAGTGA